A stretch of the Photobacterium toruni genome encodes the following:
- the torS gene encoding TMAO reductase system sensor histidine kinase/response regulator TorS, whose product MTFTRKGIAAKLLLAFSAMAGLMIIAVMIGVAGFSLVAKTERTVINSAVPALAEARKLSDLSSRIIFNAQVLAKSKLESERMQQGRALTIHIEALTRSLHALEQYSFDQPLMLKLEDDVKRIVDNLALLGLLVGRQIDLQSQLDELVAVMTKATHQIDSLSQSQVANANTIAVANVSRIYDLVAANNKPAVYNALDSLVEVDMDLSERLFELRFLSLQVINMLDDSERIIDIKSMVALKTRFNNAVNIISHRVKSVEDPSRSAQLMKQTAKLKQGNLLFSVSEQLIYAKQDVQRLDQQNLVLFQELNSTVDSIIAAANTNTQQAVKQVDQTLTVARNTLIVISGIGLLALVLIMWRIVYIRVICRINRYSRALLSLARGDLCIQLDVDGDDELAQMGRAILVARDTASERYRLAQAEAKTRQELQQHKASLERLVAKRTSELERINSRLNEEVYNHYKARDEAEKANRAKSAFLATMSHEIRTPMNGVLGTASLLADTALSIQQKRYLDVINRSGETLLDILNDILDYSKIEAGHLDIRPSDFALKRMVADVFNMLQGRAMAKRIGFEYIIEPSADAIWFGDENRIRQVLVNLVGNAIKFTDKGKVTINVQLHPDMPDEILFSVQDTGIGLNNDEQQLLFNAFQQAEAGRKAIEGTGLGLAISKHIVAAMDGEIGVDSIVGTGSCFWFSLPLERGKMILDADVDQVLVPAAHILLVEDNPVNSMVAEGFLKRLGHSVVIAEDGAQAEQCYLNEQFDLALLDINLPDTDGVTLLHQLRRIDSHRKDTWQEPTPMVAFSAHVFREEVEIYLNAGFAGFLPKPLVEQQLIDTISSILKGDKRVVIEKGAGEEKPQFVENDELFPLVKESVLGSDLQVLGEAQVKQLISLFGDSASKTLAMLHQAITENDLPNVAKQAHTLKGAAGTMGLMQLHQLCLMFEKSAQEGAIDGLDVAALQQVFDASVAALATTFIDN is encoded by the coding sequence ATGACGTTTACTCGAAAAGGTATCGCAGCCAAACTGTTATTAGCCTTTTCTGCCATGGCAGGTTTGATGATTATAGCCGTCATGATAGGCGTGGCAGGCTTTTCGTTAGTCGCTAAAACAGAGCGTACAGTGATTAATTCAGCAGTACCAGCATTAGCAGAAGCGCGAAAGCTATCAGATTTAAGTTCGCGAATTATATTTAATGCACAAGTCTTAGCTAAATCAAAACTTGAATCAGAACGCATGCAACAGGGGCGAGCATTAACCATTCATATTGAAGCATTAACACGTAGCTTGCATGCGCTTGAGCAATATTCATTTGATCAGCCATTAATGCTGAAATTAGAAGATGACGTAAAACGCATTGTTGATAATTTAGCCTTACTTGGATTGCTTGTTGGACGCCAAATAGATTTACAAAGTCAATTAGATGAATTGGTCGCGGTAATGACTAAAGCGACTCATCAAATTGATAGTTTGTCACAATCTCAAGTAGCAAACGCTAATACGATTGCAGTTGCTAATGTGTCGCGTATTTATGATTTAGTGGCGGCAAATAATAAACCAGCAGTTTATAACGCTCTGGATAGTTTAGTTGAAGTTGATATGGACTTATCTGAGCGATTATTTGAATTACGTTTTTTATCATTACAAGTCATTAATATGCTGGATGATTCTGAACGTATTATTGATATTAAATCGATGGTGGCATTAAAAACACGTTTTAATAATGCGGTTAATATTATTAGTCATCGAGTTAAATCTGTTGAGGATCCTAGTCGTTCCGCACAGTTAATGAAACAAACCGCTAAACTTAAACAAGGTAATTTACTGTTTAGTGTTAGTGAACAATTAATTTATGCAAAACAGGATGTTCAACGATTAGATCAACAGAATTTAGTTTTATTTCAGGAGTTAAATAGCACCGTAGATAGTATTATTGCTGCGGCGAATACCAATACTCAGCAGGCTGTTAAACAAGTTGATCAGACATTGACAGTTGCACGTAATACATTAATTGTGATTTCAGGCATTGGCTTATTAGCCTTAGTGTTAATCATGTGGCGTATTGTTTATATTCGAGTGATTTGTCGAATTAACCGCTATAGCCGTGCATTACTATCACTTGCGCGTGGCGATTTATGTATTCAATTAGATGTTGACGGTGATGATGAACTGGCGCAAATGGGACGGGCTATTTTAGTCGCACGTGATACGGCAAGTGAACGTTATCGATTAGCGCAAGCTGAAGCTAAAACACGCCAAGAACTACAGCAGCACAAAGCAAGTTTAGAGCGCTTGGTTGCCAAACGGACCAGTGAATTGGAACGCATCAATAGTCGTTTAAATGAAGAAGTATACAATCATTATAAAGCGCGAGATGAAGCTGAAAAAGCAAACCGTGCTAAATCAGCATTCTTAGCCACCATGAGTCATGAAATTAGAACGCCAATGAATGGTGTGTTAGGCACGGCATCGTTACTGGCTGACACTGCGTTAAGTATTCAACAAAAACGCTATTTAGATGTTATTAATCGTAGTGGTGAAACACTGTTAGATATTCTTAATGACATTCTTGATTACTCGAAAATTGAAGCTGGGCATCTAGATATAAGACCGAGTGATTTTGCGTTAAAGCGTATGGTTGCTGATGTATTTAATATGCTGCAAGGTCGAGCAATGGCGAAGCGAATTGGGTTTGAGTATATTATTGAACCTAGTGCGGATGCGATTTGGTTTGGCGATGAAAATCGTATTCGACAAGTATTAGTCAACTTAGTTGGTAATGCGATTAAGTTTACCGATAAAGGTAAAGTGACCATTAATGTTCAGTTGCATCCAGATATGCCTGATGAAATATTGTTCTCAGTTCAAGATACTGGAATCGGGCTTAATAATGATGAACAACAACTCTTATTTAATGCTTTTCAGCAAGCAGAAGCGGGTCGTAAGGCCATCGAGGGAACAGGATTAGGTTTAGCCATCAGTAAGCACATAGTGGCTGCGATGGACGGAGAAATCGGCGTTGATTCGATTGTTGGTACCGGTAGTTGTTTCTGGTTTTCATTACCATTAGAGCGCGGCAAAATGATATTGGATGCAGATGTTGATCAAGTACTTGTTCCTGCCGCGCACATTTTGTTAGTTGAAGATAATCCCGTAAACAGTATGGTTGCTGAAGGGTTCCTTAAACGGCTTGGGCATAGTGTTGTTATTGCGGAAGATGGCGCTCAAGCTGAGCAATGTTACCTAAATGAGCAGTTTGATTTAGCATTACTTGATATTAATTTGCCTGATACTGATGGTGTGACATTGCTACACCAGTTACGGCGCATTGATAGCCACCGTAAAGATACATGGCAAGAGCCAACACCGATGGTCGCCTTTTCTGCGCATGTATTTAGAGAAGAAGTTGAAATTTACTTAAATGCAGGATTTGCTGGTTTCTTACCCAAGCCACTGGTTGAACAACAATTAATTGATACGATAAGCAGTATTTTAAAAGGAGATAAACGCGTGGTTATTGAGAAAGGTGCGGGTGAAGAAAAGCCGCAATTTGTTGAGAATGATGAGTTATTTCCATTGGTGAAAGAGTCTGTTTTAGGTAGTGATTTACAAGTACTAGGTGAAGCGCAGGTAAAACAATTAATCAGTTTATTTGGAGATTCAGCCAGCAAGACACTTGCTATGTTGCACCAAGCAATTACTGAGAATGACTTGCCAAATGTTGCTAAGCAAGCCCATACATTAAAAGGTGCCGCTGGTACGATGGGATTAATGCAGTTACATCAATTGTGTTTAATGTTTGAAAAATCAGCGCAAGAAGGTGCTATTGATGGATTAGATGTCGCAGCATTACAACAGGTCTTTGATGCCTCAGTAGCTGCGTTAGCGACAACTTTTATTGATAATTAA
- a CDS encoding GNAT family N-acetyltransferase: MNIIIDDLQGHAIQALLQSHLMDMNTTAPAESVHALDLTELQQQNVTFWSIWNQNQLAGCGAIKCLNATTAEIKSMRTADTFRGQGVASQLLQHIIAYAKIQGYQQLSLETGSMAFFAASRALYTKHGFIECPPFADYQPDPHSTFMTLDLQA; encoded by the coding sequence ATGAATATTATTATTGATGACTTGCAAGGACACGCCATTCAAGCGTTACTACAATCGCACTTGATGGATATGAATACTACCGCGCCAGCAGAGAGTGTTCATGCCTTAGATCTAACTGAACTTCAACAACAAAACGTGACTTTCTGGTCGATATGGAATCAAAATCAATTGGCAGGATGCGGCGCAATAAAGTGCTTAAATGCAACCACTGCTGAAATAAAATCGATGCGCACTGCCGATACCTTTAGAGGCCAAGGTGTTGCATCACAACTACTCCAACATATTATTGCTTATGCTAAAATACAGGGCTATCAACAATTAAGCTTAGAAACAGGTTCTATGGCTTTCTTTGCTGCGTCACGTGCTCTTTATACAAAACATGGGTTTATCGAATGTCCTCCTTTTGCTGATTACCAACCCGACCCTCATAGCACTTTTATGACATTGGATCTGCAGGCATAA
- the fusA gene encoding elongation factor G: MTDLSKYRNIGIFAHVDAGKTTTTERILKLTGQIHKIGEVHDGESTTDFMEQEAERGITIQSAAVSCFWKDHRFNVIDTPGHVDFTVEVYRSLKVLDGGIGVFCGSGGVEPQSETNWRYANESEVARIIFVNKLDRMGADFFRVTDQVKKVLGATPLIMTLPIGREDDFVGVVDVLNRQAFVWDDSGLPENFEVLPVPEDMVDDVEAYREEMIETALEQDDDLLEAYMEGEEPSIEDIKRCIRAGTRTCTFFPTFCGSAFKNKGMQLVLDAVIDYLPSPTEVDPQPLTDPETGEPTGEVATVSVDEPFKALAFKIMDDRFGALTFVRIYSGKLNKGDTILNSATGKTERIGRMVEMQANDRNELTSAQAGDIIAIVGMKNVQTGHTLCDVKHECTLEPMIFPTPVISIAVTPKDKGGSEKMGIAIGKMVAEDPSFQVETDEETGETILKGMGELHLDIKVDILKRTYGVDLIVGQPQVAYRETITKAVEDSYTHKKQSGGSGQFGKIDYIMKPGEVGSGFTFTSSVIGGNVPKEFWPAIEKGFKGMMNTGVLAGFPVLDVEIELLDGAFHAVDSSAVAFEIAAKGAFRQSMPKAGAQLLEPIMNVDVFTPEDHVGDVIGDLNRRRGMIKDQIAGVTGSRIKADVPLSEMFGYIGTLRTMTSGRGQFSMEFSHYAPCPANVSEKVIAEQKERNAKK, encoded by the coding sequence ATGACAGATTTATCTAAATACAGAAACATTGGTATTTTCGCGCACGTTGATGCGGGCAAAACTACTACAACAGAGCGTATCCTTAAGCTAACTGGCCAAATCCACAAGATTGGTGAAGTTCATGACGGTGAGTCAACAACTGACTTCATGGAACAGGAAGCTGAGCGCGGTATTACTATCCAGTCTGCAGCAGTAAGCTGTTTCTGGAAAGATCACCGTTTCAACGTTATCGATACTCCGGGACACGTTGACTTCACAGTTGAAGTTTACCGTTCTCTTAAAGTACTTGATGGCGGCATCGGTGTATTCTGTGGTTCTGGTGGTGTTGAACCACAATCAGAAACTAACTGGCGTTACGCGAACGAATCAGAAGTTGCTCGTATCATCTTCGTTAACAAACTAGACCGTATGGGCGCAGATTTCTTCCGCGTTACAGATCAAGTTAAGAAGGTACTAGGCGCTACTCCACTAATCATGACACTTCCAATCGGTCGTGAAGATGATTTCGTTGGTGTTGTTGACGTTCTAAACCGTCAAGCATTCGTATGGGATGACTCAGGTCTTCCAGAGAACTTCGAAGTTCTACCTGTTCCTGAAGACATGGTTGACGACGTTGAAGCTTACCGTGAAGAAATGATCGAAACTGCTCTTGAGCAAGACGATGATCTTCTAGAAGCTTACATGGAAGGTGAAGAGCCTTCTATCGAAGATATCAAGCGTTGTATCCGTGCTGGTACTCGTACTTGTACTTTCTTCCCAACGTTCTGTGGTTCAGCATTCAAAAACAAGGGTATGCAACTTGTTCTTGATGCGGTAATTGATTACCTACCTTCTCCAACAGAAGTAGACCCACAGCCGTTAACTGATCCAGAAACTGGTGAGCCAACTGGTGAAGTTGCAACAGTATCTGTTGACGAACCATTCAAAGCTCTTGCGTTTAAGATCATGGACGACCGTTTCGGCGCCCTAACTTTCGTTCGTATTTACTCTGGTAAGCTAAACAAGGGTGACACCATCCTTAACTCTGCTACAGGTAAAACTGAGCGTATCGGCCGTATGGTTGAGATGCAAGCGAACGACCGTAACGAACTTACTTCAGCACAAGCTGGTGATATCATCGCTATCGTTGGTATGAAGAACGTTCAAACTGGTCACACTCTTTGTGATGTTAAGCACGAGTGTACTCTTGAGCCAATGATCTTCCCAACTCCAGTAATCTCAATTGCTGTAACGCCTAAAGATAAAGGCGGTTCTGAGAAAATGGGTATCGCGATCGGTAAAATGGTTGCAGAAGATCCATCTTTCCAAGTTGAAACTGACGAAGAAACTGGCGAAACAATCCTTAAAGGTATGGGTGAACTTCACCTAGACATTAAGGTTGATATCCTTAAGCGTACATACGGCGTAGACCTAATTGTTGGTCAACCTCAAGTTGCTTACCGTGAAACAATCACGAAAGCAGTTGAAGATAGCTACACGCATAAGAAGCAATCTGGTGGTTCTGGTCAGTTCGGTAAGATCGACTACATCATGAAACCAGGCGAAGTAGGTTCAGGCTTTACGTTCACATCATCAGTAATTGGTGGTAACGTTCCTAAAGAATTCTGGCCTGCAATCGAGAAAGGCTTCAAGGGCATGATGAACACTGGTGTTCTAGCTGGTTTCCCTGTTCTTGACGTTGAAATCGAGCTTCTTGATGGTGCATTCCACGCAGTCGATTCATCTGCAGTAGCATTTGAAATCGCAGCGAAAGGCGCATTCCGTCAATCTATGCCTAAAGCTGGTGCGCAACTTCTTGAGCCAATCATGAACGTTGACGTATTTACTCCAGAAGATCACGTTGGTGATGTTATCGGTGACCTTAACCGTCGTCGTGGCATGATCAAAGACCAGATCGCTGGCGTAACTGGTTCTCGTATTAAAGCTGACGTACCACTTTCAGAAATGTTTGGTTACATCGGTACTCTACGTACTATGACTTCTGGTCGTGGTCAGTTCTCTATGGAGTTCTCACACTACGCACCATGTCCTGCTAACGTTTCTGAAAAAGTTATCGCTGAGCAGAAAGAACGTAACGCTAAGAAGTAA